The Gloeobacter violaceus PCC 7421 DNA window ACGCCGTCTAGTTGGGGACCGCGGCCGCTGTGGGGGACGATGGCGAACTTGCCCCCCTTGGCCTCCAGGGCACCGACCATTAGACTCTGGGCGGCGAGGGCGTAGGGGGCGGCGCTGATGCTCGCGGCGTTGCTGGGCGATTCGAGCACGGCTGCCTGGCTCACACCGACCCGCAGCGCCCGGCCGCGCATGGTCTGGGGGGGCATGGCGCTACCGACCGCGATCGCAAAATATTCACCGCCGCCGGTGACCGGGATGAAGCCGGGCTTGCCGAAGTTGGCGGAGCCGGGCCGGGCCAGCCGCAGCACCTCCTTGGGCGGCTTGCTGCCCAACTGGTTGTCGTTGGAGAAGCCTACGACTTTGTCGGAGCGCGCCTCGCGCACTTCGAGGGTCAGATCGCTCGCACGCCGGGCCACCGGAGCGTACTCGTCGTCCCAGGCGACGAAGACCTGATTGTCCGGTAACCGGCGCGGCCAGAAAAAGCGGATCTGGGTCTGCCGCTGCGGCCCCAGCAGCAGCCTGCGGCCGTCGAAGCGGCCGCCGTCGGGAAGGTAGGCAAGCGAACGGTTGTAGTTGCCCGCCGCCACCACCAGCGAAGTGCCGCGCTTGGCGAGCTTGCGGCCTAAAGCCTGGGCGAGCGGGCCGTCGCCGCGCAAAAAGCTCTCTTCAGGAATCGCCTTACCCAGCGAGACATTGATCACATCGGCCTCCAGCGCCAACGCCCGGTCGATCGCCCGGTAGACGTTGCCGCCGGGAGCACTGCCTACCGAGAGCAAAATCAACTGCGCCTCAGGGGCGACCGCTCGGAGAATGGCGGCGACGGCGGTGCCGTGGGCCTTACCGGCGGCACTTTCGCCGCGCACCGCCCCGACCGTTTCGGCGTACAGCACCCCGCCGCCGCCGGCGAGTCGTGGGTCTTTGGGATCAAAGTCGCCGTCGATGACAGCCACTTTGACGCCCTTGCCCGTCCAGCCGCGCTGGTGCAACTTGGCCACATCGGCGGGGCTGTCGATCCGGGCCGGCAGTCGAGGAGCCTGCTGTTGTTCTTCTTCGCTGGGAAGCGAAATTCCCAGTACGCACTCCTGGGCGGCGAGTTGTTCGAGCCGCTGGGTAGCTACTGCTCCCACTACCCGGTCGTAGGCGATTGCCTGCGGGTCGAGGCCGAAGCTTGCGAGGGTTTGCCTTTGGGCTGCGGTAAGGTCGGGATGCAGGGTGACTTCGACTTCGAGTGCTGCCGGGTTACCTCCGGGACGGCCGCCGTCCAGGGCGGCCAGGTAGCTGGCGATGGTCGAATCCATCTTGGTGAGGTGCCGGTCGTCGATGTGTACGACAAAGTCGAGCCGGGACAGCGCCCGGAGCACCCCCGGCGTCGCCGCCAGCGGCGAGCCGCCCCGCACGGCCCGCGCCGCATCGATGCCCAGATCTTCGAGTTTGATGCGCTGGGTTTCGCTCAGCGCGGGCAAGGCGAAGACGACCACGTCAATTTTCGCCTCCGGTTTGCCGCGCACGGTTTTGCGCCGGCTAAATTCGAGCACCCGCGGCCCGAGGCGGCTTATGGTCTCGTCCGCTCCGGCCCCCGCCGGTTGGGCGTTTACCGCTACCCCCGGCCACAGGCCGAAAAGGGCGGCAAGCAGGAACTGGATTGCGACAACCCGCCCGCCCAGCCCCAGGGCGCCGGCGCGCAGATTGTGTAGTGAGAAACCCGACGACATGCCCGACCACTCCACCGATCTAAAGACTTTCCAATTGAACCGCTTCGTCGAAGCGCACGGGCAGCACCTGGGCGGGACGCAGTTCGACGACCGCGACCGCTGTGCTGCCCTGGCGGGTCTGCATTTTGCTGGCCAGCGGGGCACTGGTGGCCTGGATGCGGTAGGTGCGGCCGTTCAAAATCAGCGATTCGAACTTCAGCACCGCATGGGCGGCATCGACGGGAACCAACGAACCGACCAGGGCGGTACCCGCCGGAAAGGAGACCGCTCCCACCCGCCCTTCGACCGGCAGGCGCACCGCCGTATTGGCCACCAGCGTCTCGGCGGGCGCCCGGTAAACCACTTGGCCGCGGGCGCCGCGCTCCAGCCACAGCGGAAAGCGCACCGGCTCGGGCACATCGGTGAGGCTCTGGGGCTCTGAGAATTCCTCGGTGTGGGGCGCCGGAGCGAGCAGCAGCCCCGGCAGGCGGCCCGTCAGCACCACCGCCAGACCGGCTGCCGCCAGGGAGGCCGGGGCTGCCCACAGCCACGGCGAGGGGGTGCGCCGGGACGGACGGGTCTGCGGTGGTGCACCGGCTGGGCGGTGCCGCCCCGGGCTGCGCACCCAGCCGGAATTTTTGATCAGGGTCGGCAGCGCCTTTTCGAAGCGATCAGGGTTCATCATGGGGGTCTCCAAAGATCTCCTTGGCAAATCGAGTTCCATCGCAGTCGTGACAAAATGATTCTCCCAACAGCGCCACCAGTCGGTTGCGGATGCGCCCGAGCCGCCGGGTGACGGCCGCCCGGGTCACCCCCAGCGAGCCGGCGATCCGCTCGTGGCTTTCGTCGAAGGCGTAGGCGCGCTCGATGAGCACCTGCTCCTCCGGCGTGAGTGCCTCGATAGCCTGCCGGAAACGGCAGGCGCACTGCTCTTCCAACAACTCAAAATCCGGTGAACTTCCCCTCGACACCAGCACATCCTGCAGAACGGCATCGCCGCCCTGGCCGAGCGGCGTATTCAGCGAAGCGGGGTTGGCGAGCGCCTGGGCCTGGGTGCGCGAGCGCTCGGCGCGCAGCCCCAGGTTCCGGGTGCGCCCCCAATAAGGGTTGTCGCGGCGCTTCAGTTCGGCAAAAGTCGTGCGCAGTACCGTGGCCTTCAGCCAGGTGCCAAACCCGGCCCGCGCCGGGTCAAAGTTGTCTAGTTCCCCGGTCGTCAGCCGGATGAGCACCTCCATGACAAAATCCTCCGCATCGAGAGGACGGCTGCCCAACTGCCAGAAATCTTTGCGCTTGAGAAACGCCCGGCTAAATCGCGCCACTTCCTCGACAAAGACGTTCAATCCCGCTTCGCGCAACGCCCCGTCGGCGGACTCGACGGCCTGCAACCGGGCGGACAGAGCATAATCCCGATTGCAGCAGCTTGCCTCCCGCTGCCGCAACAGCGGCTTCAGATTGCCTGCCAGGCGATCGAGGTCGGTTACGGCCATCTGCTTCACATTTTCGAACAACGGTGCAACAGCACTTTCCATGGTTCGCTATCCATCGAAACACTCCCGGAGCGGCAACCTGTGTCCGAATGTCCGGCCTTCTTCAAGTCGCGGGTCGGACAGCGTGGTATCCTACCTGCCCATGGGCAAAAGGCCGACCGGCGGTTACCTCGAAGGCCAACAGGTCGATGCCCGGGCAAAGTTGTTCGCCTTCGCGCACACCCGCGTGGTAACCGAACCCCTCAAAATGACCCATGTGCACTTATAGAACGAGAATGAAGCACGACAAGGAGCAAGGTATCTTGATATTCCAAAGGGCATTCGCTGCTTCTCGCCCCCGCGGGCGATCGGCGCTTTATCGCCTGGGGCCTGGGCTGCTGGCCGCCTCGGGCCTGTGCGCGGCTTTGGCGGTCTTCAGTGCTTCAGCACCCGCCCAATTGCCCGCCTGCGCGCGCACCGACTTCAACTGCGACGGCAAACCCGATGTAATCTGGCGTAACTTGGGTACCGGCGCCGAGGCGGGCAACAATCTGGTCTGGTACATGGACGGCCTGACCTACCTCTCGGCGGCCAACCTGCCTGCCCAACCCGATCTCAATTGGCAAATCGGCGGCACTGGAGACTTCACGGTCGACGGCAAGACGGACATCGTCTGGCGCGACTCCGGCACCGGCCTGAACTACGTCTGGTCGCTGGAAGACGACGACGATGACGATGATGACGATGACGACGATGATGACTTCGAACAGATCCCGCTACCGGCGGAGACGGATCTCGACTGGCAAATTGTCGCGGTGGACAATTTCGGCAACAACGCCCAACCGGACATCCTCTGGCAGAACACGGCCACCGGCGAAGTGCGCATCTGGTACATGAACGGAGCCGTGCGCGTCTCCACGACCATCCTTGGGGCGGAGAGCGACCTCAACTGGCGGATCGCGGGGGCGGGCGACTTTAACGGCGACGCCAAGCCGGACATTCTCTGGCGCAACTACGGCAGCGGCAGCGAGGCCGGCGCTCACCGCGTCTGGTATCTGGACGGCACCACCTTCACCGAGTCGGCGACCTTTTCGCCGGTGACCAATCTCGACTGGGAGATCGTCGGGGTGGGCGACTACGGTAAGCTTCAGAGCGGTGCTATCCCGCAGGTCGTCGCAGGCCAGGACGGCCAGACCGACATCGTCTGGCGCAACAAGGTCACCGGCGAGAGTGCCATCTGGCTGATGAACGGCATCACCTTTAATCTCACCGGCTACCTGCCCCAGGTGGTCAATGTCGCGTCTTTGAACGCCGCCAACGGACTTCCGAGCACAACGCAAATCCAGGGCACCCCCAGCCCCTGGTCGGCAATTACCAAGTAAGACTTCTGCCCAGGTTGTAGCGAAGGAGCATTTTTTCATGAAGATTTTCGACATTCCAGGTGTAATAGGTCAGGCGATTGGCGTCCGGGGGGGCCTGCTGATCGCGTCGATGGCCGGTGTGGCGCTGGTGCTGGCAAGCACCTCCGCACCCGCCCAGACCGCCTGCGTCCAGAGCGATTTTAATTGCGACGGCAAGCCGGACATCCTCTGGCGCAACTACGGCACTTTTAACGCCGGCAAAACCGGTGTGTGGTTCATGAACGGCACTACCTATCTTTCGTTCGCCGATCTGCCGGTGGAGACCAATCCCGACTGGCAGATCGTGGGCACGGGCGATTTCAACACCGACGGCAAACCCGATATCATCTGGCGCAACAAGGCCACCGGTGCGAATTCCGTGTGGCTGATGAACGGCACCCAACGCCTCTCGACGGTCACCCTGCCTGCCCAAAGCGATCTGAACTGGCAGATGGTGGGCGTGGGCGACTTCAATGCCGACGCCAAGTCCGACTTGGTCTGGCGCAATAAAGCCACGGGCGAAAATTCCGTCTGGTTGATGAACGGCACCACCCGCACTTCGACCGTCGCGTTGCCCGCCTGGACTGGCACCGCCTGGCAAGCCGTGGGTGTGGGCGACTTCAACGCCGACAAAAAGCCCGACTTGCTCTGGCGCAATAGCACCACCGGCCAGAACACCGTCTGGTACATGAACGGTACCACCCGCACCTCGACCGCCAACCTGCCCACCCAGGCCGATCTCAACTGGCAAATCGGCGGCGCAAAAGACCTCAACAACGACGGCAAAGCCGAAGTCCTCTGGCGCAACCAGACCAGCGGCGAGAACGCCGTCTGGAACCTGAACGGCACAAAAGTCTCCTCGACACCCTTCTTGCCGCCGGTGAACGTTTACGCACCGGTGGATCGCACGGCCAGCAAGGGCTTGGCGAACACCCCCCAAACACAGGGGAAAAATTCGTTCTGGTTTTTCGACTCACAAGCTATAAACTACAGCCAGAATTGAGGTTGAATGCGGACGCTCTAAGCGAGATGGTTGTTCACCTGCTTACACAGTACCCTGGGCTGATGATGCGTGCTCGGTAGAAAGCGACTATTATCGCAGCTGACTCCTCCTCTCGCCTGAGTGCATGGGACTGCTGGAGAAAAGGCTGCAGGTGACCAACAAAAGTAAAGCAAGTAAGGTCAGGGCTCTGTCTACCTATGGGGCGCGACTAGGTTTGCTAATTGGCTTTCTTTTCAGTTCTCTCCACCCGGTCGATGCCCAGCACCAAACCGGTGATGTCAGTGCATCAGCTTTGCGACTAGAAGAAGCAAAAGATCTAAGTACTCAGGTGGAAAAGCTGCGGGACAGTGGTAAGTATGCAGAGGCGGTTCCACTGGCCCAGCAAGCCTTGACAATTCGAGAAAGCACTCTTGGCCCGCAGCATTCAGAAGTGTCTACAAGCCTGAACGACTTAGCTGTTCTCTACATCCGCAAAGGAGAGTATGAACAGGCTGAACCCCTGTTGCGTCGAGCTTTGGCAATACGCGAGGAAACCCTGGGTATACAACACCCGGATGTGGCCAGAAGCCTAAGTAACTTTGCAGCTCTCTATAATAGCCAGGGCAAGTATGTTGAAGCCGAACCCTTACTGCTCCGTGCTTTAGCCATACGGGAGCGCTCTTTAGGCTCAGAACATCCAGATGTAGCTAGAAATTTAAGCAATCTTACTACTCTATACGGCAACCAGGGCAAATATGTTGAGGCTGAACCCTTGCTGCGTCGTGCCGTGGCAATTCTGGAGAAAGCTTTCAGCCCAACCCATCCTAACGTGGCCATGGGTATCAATAATCTCGCTGAACTATACAGAAACCAAGGGGGGCAATATGCAAAAGCGGAGCAGTTGTTCCGTCGCTCTTTATCGATCCTGGAAAGCACCCTTGGGCCTGAACATCCAAACGTAGCCCTCAGTTGTAGTGGTTTAGCTGATCTGTACCGGGACTGGGGCAAATATGATTTAGCGGAACCACTTTACAAGCGTTCTTTAACTATCGTCGAGAAAGCTCTAGGGCCTGAGCATCCGCGAACCGCTACGAGTCTTAATGACCTAGCAACACTGTATCTATACACAGGCAGATATGTACAAGCTGAACCCTTATTCAAACAAGCGCTGGCCAGCCGGGAAAAAAGCCTTGGAGCGGAACATCCAGATGTTGCCCAAAGCCTGTACAATCTTGCTGAATTCTACGGTAGCCAGGGTCGGCTTTCCCAGGCAGAGCCCTTGCACCTGCGAGCTTTGGCCATTCGCGAAAAGGCGCTTCCTGCGGACCACCCGGCTATCAGTGAATCTTTGCAGGAGTTGGCCATACTCCAGGCCCGGCAGAAAAAACTCGGTCCGGCTGTACAGCTACTCAATCGCAGTCTCAACATTCAAGAGCGCAACCTGACGCTTGCTCTCAGTACCGGTTCAGAGAAGCGCAAGCGCGATTACCTGACGACCGTGGCCAGGACCACCGATACCGCTCTCTGGTTTCATCAGCAAGTTGCGTTACAGGATGCGGAGGCAGCGCGCCTGGCAATGACCACTGTCTTGCGCCGCAAAGGACGACTGCTCGATGTCCTCAGCGATACCAACACCGCACTGCGCCAGCGTCTCGAACCCAACGAGCAGAAACTGCTGGATGAATTGACGGCAACCCGTTCCAACTTGGCGGCTCTGGTTTTCCGAGGATTGGAAGACGATACTCCCGAACAGTACCGGGCAAAGGTGGCAGCTCTGGAGACCCAGGCGGAGCAGTTGGAGGCCAACCTCAGCCGCCGCAGTACTGAGTTCGTCCGGCAGAGCACCTCAGTGACGCTCGAATCGGTTCAGCGACGGTTGCCAGCGGACACAGCCTTGGTCGAGATCGTTCAGTACCGACCGCTAAATGTACAGGCGGCGGAGCGGAACAAGCAATTTGGAGCAGCGCGATACGCCGCTTATCTGCTGGACGGACAGGGCAGATTGCAGTGGTTGGATCTGGGAAAGGCTAGAGATCTCAATGCGGCTGCCACGGCACTGCGCCAGCGTCTACAGGATGGCGAGCGCTCGGCGGCAAAGCTCAAACCCCTGGCCCGCCGCCTCGATCAGCAGTTGATAGCCCCCATTCGCCGCAAACTGGGCAATACCCGCCAGATCTTGATTTCCCCGGACGGATTGCTTAATTTGTTGCCGATTGCCGCCCTGGTCGACGAGCGCAACCGCTATCTGGTCGAGAACTACACGATTAGCTACCTGAGTTCCGGTCGGGATTTGCTCAGACTGGGCCGCTCACAACCTGCGGCCCAATCCGCGCTGATCGTTGCCAATCCCAACTTCGACAATGCCGAAGTCGCCCGGACGCGCTCGGCGGGGGAGGAGCGCAAGCGCAGTGCCGAACCGGTCGCGGCGGATCTGGGCAAACTGCGCTACGATCCGCTGCCGGCTACGGCCGAGGAGGCGGAGGCGATCGCCGGGTTGCTGCCCGAGGCGCGGGTGCTCACCGGCAGAAATGCTACCGAGAATGCTCTTAAGCAGGTGAAGGGACCGGGGATTTTGCATATCGCCACCCACGGGTTTTTTCTGGAGGCAGCTGAGGAGCAGGTCAAAAATCCACTGCTGCGCTCGGGACTGGTCCTGGCCGGGTTCAACCAGCGCGACAGCGGCGGCGACGATGGGGCGCTCACGGCTTTGGAGCTGTCGGGGCTGAATTTACAGGGCACCCGGCTGGTGGTGCTTTCGGCCTGCGAGACGGGGTTGGGGGAAATCGCGAGCGGCGAAGGGGTCTATGGCCTGCGGCGGGCGCTGACGCTGGCGGGGGCGGAAAGCCAGTTGGTGAGTCTCTGGCAGGTCGAAGACGAGGGCACCCGCGATCTGATGGTGCAGTACTACCGGCAGTTGCAGCAGGGGGCAGGCCGCGGCGAGGGGCTGCGCAAAGCTCAGCTCAACTTGCTCAAAAGCAAGCAGTACAGCCATCCGTACTACTGGTCGTCCTTTATTCTCTCGGGGGACTGGCGACCGGTACAGGGGCTTTTTCAGAGCACAGCAGGGCGATAGGGCCGGGCGCTGGGAGGCAACTTTGCGCTTCGCGATGCGGTTGGAGCGATTTTTGGTTGCCCAGATAACGGCTGGTCGGCTGGCAACTTTGATGGGTAAGGGTTTTTATCGTGGCATCTGGCAGTTGGTTTTGCACGAGGGTCTGTGGAGCGAGAGGCGGAACCCCCTTCGGGTTCCCCTCTCGCGCTCTCCAACCTCCCCGCCTCGCGGGGCGTGCCACCCCCCCGACACCCCCCCGGACTTATTGGCGAGGTCGGCGGGAGAGGGGGTGGGCGGGCTTGGCCGATGTTTCTGGGGCTGGCACGCTTTGCGGGGAGACTGCGGCCAGGCGTGGTGCAAATTAGGGTTTTTGAGCCGGAGTTGCTCCGTGGGCTGCCGGGTGGGAATGAATAATAATTGCACGCCGGTGTTACCTTCGCTTCACAATCTGCCCAGAGCAATCTAGAGGCTCGCAAGTGCGACGGGCCGACAATCCGGCCGGTCAGATCGTCTTGAGTAGGAGCGGCCGGATTATCAGATTAATTGCCAACAACTGATGAGGGGTTATTTTATGCGCGTCTGCGTTATCGGTACTGGCTATGTTGGTTTGGTTACGGGAGCCTGTCTGGCCCATATCGGCCACGACGTTGTGGGCGTGGACAACAACGCCGCCAAGGTCGCCCAGATGCAAGCGGGAATCTCCCCCATTGTTGAACCGGGCCTCGAAACGATCATGACCGGGGCGATGCAGGCGCAGCGGCTGGCGTTTACGACCGATATCGCCGCCGGGGTGCGCCACGGCGAGGTGATCTTTATTGCCGTCGGCACCCCGGCTCTGCCGAGCGGCGAGAGCGATACACGGGCGGTCGAAGCGGTGGCTAGGGCGATCGGCACCCACCTGGACGGCAACTACAAAGTGATCGTCAACAAGTCGACCGTGCCCATCGGCTCGGGGGACTGGGTGCGGATGCTGGTGAGCGAAAACGCTGCGCCGGATGTCGATTTTGATGTCGTGAGCAACCCCGAATTTCTGCGCGAAGGCTCGGCAGTATTCGATACCTTCAATCCGGATCGCATCGTGCTTGGGGGCAGCGGCAGGCGGGCCGTCGCTTTGATGAAAAAGCTCTATGAACCGATTACCCAACGGCAAGTGGCCGCCGAGGCCGCTTTGCCCCCGGTGCCGGTGGTGGTGACGGACCTGGCCTCTGCCGAGATGATCAAGTACGCGGCGAACGCCTTTTTGGCCACCAAAATCAGCTTCATCAACGAAGTAGCCAATATCTGCGACCGGGTCGGCGCCGATGTGCAGCAGGTGGCCCTGGGCATGGGCCTCGATTCGCGCATCGGCGGCAAATTTTTGCAGGCGGGTCTTGGTTGGGGAGGATCTTGCTTTCCCAAGGATGTCGCAGCCCTGGTGCACACTGCCTGCGACTACGGCTATGAAGCGAAGCTGCTGGCGGCGGCGGTGGCGGTCAACCGCTCCCAGCGCTATCTGGCTATCGAAAAATTGCGCCAATCGCTGGGTATCCTCAAAGGCAAGACGATCGGTCTGTTGGGTCTTACTTTCAAGCCCGATACCGACGATCTGCGCGACGCCCCGGCCTTGGATCTGGCCGCCGAGTGCCGGAGATTGGGGGCTCGGGTGAAAGCCTACGACCCGACCGTCCGCCCGGAGCGTCCGCCCGCGGGCCTCGAAGCGGGTGTGGCCGTCTGCCCCGAGAGCCTCGCAGTCGGTTGCGACGCCCTGGTGCTGGTGACCGAGTGGGCCGAATTTCGTACCCTCGACTACGCCGGCCTGGCCCGGTCGATGGCAAGAGCGCTAATCGTGGACGGGCGCAACTTTCTCGATCCCCAGATTCTCGCAGCGGCGGGCTTTACCTACGTGGGCATCGGCAAACCCGGGGCCAAAGCGGCGCCGGCCGCCCCCGAAAAAGCGGCGCCGGTGCTCGCCATCGCCGGCTGACCTTTCGCATCCACACTCACACAAGGACCTGCGGCGATGAGAATTACCGTGTATTCTCACGATTCCTACGGCCTCGGCAATGTGCGCAGGATGATCGCCATTTGCGAACACTTGCTTGCCACGACCGAAGATCTGTCCATCTTGCTCATCTCCGGCTCGCCGATGCTGCACAGCTTCCGGCTCCCTGAGGGCCTCGACTACATCAAGCTGCCCTGCCTCAACCGCGGCCAGACCGGACGGCCCACCGCCAAGTACCTCAAGACCGGCCTCGCTGAAACCGTGCGCCTGCGCTCGGAGCTGATCTTGCAGGCGGTGGCCCACTTTCACCCGGACGTGCTGCTGGTCGACAAGAACCCCCGCGGCCTGGAGGGCGAACTGGAGGATACGCTTTACTACGTCGAGCAGATGCTGCCGCCGACGCGCTGCGTGCTGCTGTTGCGCGACATTCTCGACCGCCCGGAAGCGACGATCGCCCTGTGGCAGAAGCAGGGCTTTCATAAGACGATCGAGAAATTCTACGCATCGATTCTGGTGGCGGGTATGCCCCAGGTGTTCGATCTGGTGCGCGAGTATCAACTTCCCCAGGCGACTGCCCGCAAAGTGCACTACTGCGGCTACATCGCCAAGCCCGCCGGGGTGCAGTCGATCGCCCAAATCCGCACCGGTCTCGGTATCGCAGCGGACCGGCCGCTGGTGCTGGTCACCCCGGGTGGAGGTGAGGACGGCTTTCAGCTGGTCGAGCGGTATCTGGCGGACCTCGAACGCTCGCCAGACGGGGCTTTTCACAGTCTGGTGATCCTCGGGCCGGAGATGCCCGCCGAGCGCCGCCGGGACTGCTTTGCCGCCGCGACGCGCCTGCCGCACCTGCACATGCTCGAATTTACCGACGATCTGACCAGTTGTATAGCCGCCGCGGACGCGGTGGTCTCCATGGGCGGCTACAACACCATCTGCGAAATCCTTACCCTCGGTAAGCGGGCGGTGGTGGTTCCGCGCGTGCGGCCGGTCGAAGAACAGTGGATCCGCTCCTCGCGGCTCGAACACATGGGGCTGCTCACCGCCCTTCACCCCGACCGCATCCAGGCGGGCGAATTGTACACAGCCGTGCAGAGCGCCCTCGCTCAGCCTGTCCGTCCTCCCTGCGCGCGCTTTGATCTCAACGCCCTGGGCCGCATCACCCACCACCTGCTTCCCGGCGGCGAAACGCCCGTCCCACCCGCTTACGTTCCGGCTCTGCCGCCTCTGGAGGTCGCCAGCTGATGAAAAAGAAGCTTCTTTTTTACTGCCAGCACATTTTGGGCATGGGCCATCTGGTCCGCAGCA harbors:
- a CDS encoding S8 family serine peptidase: MSSGFSLHNLRAGALGLGGRVVAIQFLLAALFGLWPGVAVNAQPAGAGADETISRLGPRVLEFSRRKTVRGKPEAKIDVVVFALPALSETQRIKLEDLGIDAARAVRGGSPLAATPGVLRALSRLDFVVHIDDRHLTKMDSTIASYLAALDGGRPGGNPAALEVEVTLHPDLTAAQRQTLASFGLDPQAIAYDRVVGAVATQRLEQLAAQECVLGISLPSEEEQQQAPRLPARIDSPADVAKLHQRGWTGKGVKVAVIDGDFDPKDPRLAGGGGVLYAETVGAVRGESAAGKAHGTAVAAILRAVAPEAQLILLSVGSAPGGNVYRAIDRALALEADVINVSLGKAIPEESFLRGDGPLAQALGRKLAKRGTSLVVAAGNYNRSLAYLPDGGRFDGRRLLLGPQRQTQIRFFWPRRLPDNQVFVAWDDEYAPVARRASDLTLEVREARSDKVVGFSNDNQLGSKPPKEVLRLARPGSANFGKPGFIPVTGGGEYFAIAVGSAMPPQTMRGRALRVGVSQAAVLESPSNAASISAAPYALAAQSLMVGALEAKGGKFAIVPHSGRGPQLDGVPRPDVLARDAGALLRGTSAAAPFVSGVVAMLKSLQPDLKPPEIRELLKRTAGRGEAGGIDPVAAIGAVVSANGNTQFLTAVDH
- a CDS encoding RNA polymerase sigma factor gives rise to the protein MESAVAPLFENVKQMAVTDLDRLAGNLKPLLRQREASCCNRDYALSARLQAVESADGALREAGLNVFVEEVARFSRAFLKRKDFWQLGSRPLDAEDFVMEVLIRLTTGELDNFDPARAGFGTWLKATVLRTTFAELKRRDNPYWGRTRNLGLRAERSRTQAQALANPASLNTPLGQGGDAVLQDVLVSRGSSPDFELLEEQCACRFRQAIEALTPEEQVLIERAYAFDESHERIAGSLGVTRAAVTRRLGRIRNRLVALLGESFCHDCDGTRFAKEIFGDPHDEP
- a CDS encoding FG-GAP repeat domain-containing protein, with translation MKHDKEQGILIFQRAFAASRPRGRSALYRLGPGLLAASGLCAALAVFSASAPAQLPACARTDFNCDGKPDVIWRNLGTGAEAGNNLVWYMDGLTYLSAANLPAQPDLNWQIGGTGDFTVDGKTDIVWRDSGTGLNYVWSLEDDDDDDDDDDDDDDFEQIPLPAETDLDWQIVAVDNFGNNAQPDILWQNTATGEVRIWYMNGAVRVSTTILGAESDLNWRIAGAGDFNGDAKPDILWRNYGSGSEAGAHRVWYLDGTTFTESATFSPVTNLDWEIVGVGDYGKLQSGAIPQVVAGQDGQTDIVWRNKVTGESAIWLMNGITFNLTGYLPQVVNVASLNAANGLPSTTQIQGTPSPWSAITK
- a CDS encoding FG-GAP repeat domain-containing protein; protein product: MKIFDIPGVIGQAIGVRGGLLIASMAGVALVLASTSAPAQTACVQSDFNCDGKPDILWRNYGTFNAGKTGVWFMNGTTYLSFADLPVETNPDWQIVGTGDFNTDGKPDIIWRNKATGANSVWLMNGTQRLSTVTLPAQSDLNWQMVGVGDFNADAKSDLVWRNKATGENSVWLMNGTTRTSTVALPAWTGTAWQAVGVGDFNADKKPDLLWRNSTTGQNTVWYMNGTTRTSTANLPTQADLNWQIGGAKDLNNDGKAEVLWRNQTSGENAVWNLNGTKVSSTPFLPPVNVYAPVDRTASKGLANTPQTQGKNSFWFFDSQAINYSQN
- a CDS encoding CHAT domain-containing tetratricopeptide repeat protein; the encoded protein is MGLLEKRLQVTNKSKASKVRALSTYGARLGLLIGFLFSSLHPVDAQHQTGDVSASALRLEEAKDLSTQVEKLRDSGKYAEAVPLAQQALTIRESTLGPQHSEVSTSLNDLAVLYIRKGEYEQAEPLLRRALAIREETLGIQHPDVARSLSNFAALYNSQGKYVEAEPLLLRALAIRERSLGSEHPDVARNLSNLTTLYGNQGKYVEAEPLLRRAVAILEKAFSPTHPNVAMGINNLAELYRNQGGQYAKAEQLFRRSLSILESTLGPEHPNVALSCSGLADLYRDWGKYDLAEPLYKRSLTIVEKALGPEHPRTATSLNDLATLYLYTGRYVQAEPLFKQALASREKSLGAEHPDVAQSLYNLAEFYGSQGRLSQAEPLHLRALAIREKALPADHPAISESLQELAILQARQKKLGPAVQLLNRSLNIQERNLTLALSTGSEKRKRDYLTTVARTTDTALWFHQQVALQDAEAARLAMTTVLRRKGRLLDVLSDTNTALRQRLEPNEQKLLDELTATRSNLAALVFRGLEDDTPEQYRAKVAALETQAEQLEANLSRRSTEFVRQSTSVTLESVQRRLPADTALVEIVQYRPLNVQAAERNKQFGAARYAAYLLDGQGRLQWLDLGKARDLNAAATALRQRLQDGERSAAKLKPLARRLDQQLIAPIRRKLGNTRQILISPDGLLNLLPIAALVDERNRYLVENYTISYLSSGRDLLRLGRSQPAAQSALIVANPNFDNAEVARTRSAGEERKRSAEPVAADLGKLRYDPLPATAEEAEAIAGLLPEARVLTGRNATENALKQVKGPGILHIATHGFFLEAAEEQVKNPLLRSGLVLAGFNQRDSGGDDGALTALELSGLNLQGTRLVVLSACETGLGEIASGEGVYGLRRALTLAGAESQLVSLWQVEDEGTRDLMVQYYRQLQQGAGRGEGLRKAQLNLLKSKQYSHPYYWSSFILSGDWRPVQGLFQSTAGR
- a CDS encoding UDP-glucose dehydrogenase family protein; protein product: MRVCVIGTGYVGLVTGACLAHIGHDVVGVDNNAAKVAQMQAGISPIVEPGLETIMTGAMQAQRLAFTTDIAAGVRHGEVIFIAVGTPALPSGESDTRAVEAVARAIGTHLDGNYKVIVNKSTVPIGSGDWVRMLVSENAAPDVDFDVVSNPEFLREGSAVFDTFNPDRIVLGGSGRRAVALMKKLYEPITQRQVAAEAALPPVPVVVTDLASAEMIKYAANAFLATKISFINEVANICDRVGADVQQVALGMGLDSRIGGKFLQAGLGWGGSCFPKDVAALVHTACDYGYEAKLLAAAVAVNRSQRYLAIEKLRQSLGILKGKTIGLLGLTFKPDTDDLRDAPALDLAAECRRLGARVKAYDPTVRPERPPAGLEAGVAVCPESLAVGCDALVLVTEWAEFRTLDYAGLARSMARALIVDGRNFLDPQILAAAGFTYVGIGKPGAKAAPAAPEKAAPVLAIAG
- a CDS encoding glycosyltransferase family protein is translated as MYSHDSYGLGNVRRMIAICEHLLATTEDLSILLISGSPMLHSFRLPEGLDYIKLPCLNRGQTGRPTAKYLKTGLAETVRLRSELILQAVAHFHPDVLLVDKNPRGLEGELEDTLYYVEQMLPPTRCVLLLRDILDRPEATIALWQKQGFHKTIEKFYASILVAGMPQVFDLVREYQLPQATARKVHYCGYIAKPAGVQSIAQIRTGLGIAADRPLVLVTPGGGEDGFQLVERYLADLERSPDGAFHSLVILGPEMPAERRRDCFAAATRLPHLHMLEFTDDLTSCIAAADAVVSMGGYNTICEILTLGKRAVVVPRVRPVEEQWIRSSRLEHMGLLTALHPDRIQAGELYTAVQSALAQPVRPPCARFDLNALGRITHHLLPGGETPVPPAYVPALPPLEVAS